From a region of the Neisseria subflava genome:
- a CDS encoding cation:dicarboxylate symporter family transporter, with the protein MAIRFERANRVSLVAQIAIGLVLGIIVGAVSPQVGISAGLLGSLFVGALKAIAPILVFVLVTAAIAQHQKGNQAHIKPILILYIFGTFAAAVVAVVASMAFPTTLILRAAGDVSVAPPSGIVEVENATDEFGGQPD; encoded by the coding sequence GTGGCAATCCGATTTGAACGCGCTAATCGCGTCAGCCTGGTGGCGCAAATCGCCATCGGCTTGGTTTTAGGTATTATTGTGGGTGCAGTTTCACCGCAAGTCGGTATCAGCGCAGGACTGCTGGGCAGCCTGTTTGTCGGTGCGCTTAAGGCTATCGCGCCGATTTTGGTATTTGTTTTGGTGACTGCCGCCATTGCGCAACACCAAAAAGGCAATCAGGCCCACATCAAACCGATTTTGATTTTGTATATTTTCGGTACGTTTGCCGCGGCCGTGGTGGCGGTTGTCGCCAGTATGGCATTCCCGACCACGCTGATTCTGCGTGCAGCCGGCGATGTGTCCGTTGCGCCGCCTTCCGGCATTGTCGAAGTTGAAAACGCTACTGATGAATTTGGTGGCCAACCCGATTAA
- a CDS encoding cation:dicarboxylate symporter family transporter, whose translation MDANPQQSFPAVFTCLRESGVYAFFTRSSAANIPVNMALAKKLGLHEDTYSISIPLGATINMAGAAITITVLAMAAAHTQGITVDFATALLLSLVATVSACGASVWPVVVAADSFGVQPVRIDNDVAMQVVAVGFIIGVIQDSAETALNSSTDVLFTAAADLGRQRKE comes from the coding sequence GTGGACGCAAATCCGCAGCAATCCTTTCCCGCTGTGTTTACCTGCCTGCGCGAAAGCGGCGTGTATGCCTTCTTCACCCGTTCTTCCGCCGCCAACATCCCTGTGAACATGGCATTGGCGAAAAAACTGGGTCTGCACGAAGATACTTACTCTATCTCCATTCCATTGGGTGCAACCATCAATATGGCTGGTGCGGCAATCACCATTACCGTTTTGGCGATGGCTGCGGCGCACACGCAAGGCATTACGGTTGACTTCGCCACTGCCCTGCTGCTGAGCCTGGTGGCTACCGTCAGCGCGTGTGGCGCGTCCGTGTGGCCGGTGGTTGTTGCTGCTGATTCCTTTGGCGTGCAGCCTGTTCGTATCGATAACGATGTGGCCATGCAGGTGGTTGCCGTCGGCTTCATTATCGGCGTGATTCAAGACTCTGCAGAAACTGCGTTGAACTCTTCCACCGACGTTTTGTTTACTGCCGCTGCCGATTTGGGTCGTCAACGTAAAGAGTGA